DNA from Acetobacter aceti NBRC 14818:
ACGCGAGAAAAACCTGCTGCATGAGCATGACGAAGCGCCGCTGCTGCTGCTTCCCGTGCAAGTCCCCGTCCGGCTGCCCAAGGGTAGATCGCAAACCTGAGCGCAACACCGCGTCCATCCGGTCGCTCATGCACGCCCGTGATGCCGATCAGCTGTCCGTTTTCGCGGATAGCGAACATGCCGGTACCGTATTTTGCCCAGAAGGTGATGTCGGACACCATCTCCGCCTCCGCCTGCTGACGGTTGCGTACACCACCGAGCATCATGGCGAACGCGCCCCCATCCGCCTTGAGGCGTGCAATATCCTCCATGTCGCGCCAGGAAACGGGCGTCAGTGTGAGGCGGGCGGTGCGGAGGATATGCAGGCTCATGGATGATCTATCAGAAACATCCTGAAGTGAATTTGTAAAATGGAAGCCGGCAGAATGTCTGGTGTCTGTTTTCGAAAACAGGCCATCTGAAGCTTTTTGAAAAAAGCTTCACCAAAAACATTCTGGTGTTTTACAGGAACATTTCCTGCAATTGCCGAGAAACAGGCCGGGATCAAAGTGACTGCGTCCCTTTGTGGGGACGGGGCAACGCCCCGTAAAACCACCCCGCCCGAAACCGGCTTATCGCGCCAGCGGACGATACTTGATCCGGCTCGGCTCGACCGCAGCATCGCCCAGACGACGCTTCTTGTCTTCCTCATACGCCTGGAAGTTACCCTCGAACCACTCGACATGGCTGTCACCCTCAAAGGCGAGGATATGCGTGGCGAGACGGTCGAGGAACCAGCGATCATGGGAGATGATCACGGCGCAGCCCGGATACTCGGCCAGCGCGTCTTCCAGTGCGCGGAGCGTATCGACATCGAGATCGTTGGTCGGCTCATCGAGCAGGATGACGTTACTTTCCTTGCGAAGCATCTTCGCAAGGTGAACGCGGTTACGCTCACCACCGGACAGCACGCCGACCTTCTTCTGCTGGTCAGCGCCCTTGAAGTTGAATGCGCCGACATAGGCACGCGACGGAACCGCGCGCTTGCCAAGATAGATCACGTCCGTGCCGCCCGAAATTTCTTCCCAGACAGTCTTATTGTCGTCGAGACTGTCGCGTGACTGGTCGACGTAACCGAGTTCAACCGTGTCACCGATGGTCAGCTTGCCGCTGTCCGGCTGCTCCTGCCCGGTGATCATCTTGAACAGCGTGGACTTACCCGCGCCGTTCGGTCCGATCACACCGACAATGCCACCTGGCGGCAGTTTGAAGTTCAGCTTGTCGATCAGCAGATGGT
Protein-coding regions in this window:
- a CDS encoding GNAT family N-acetyltransferase produces the protein MSLHILRTARLTLTPVSWRDMEDIARLKADGGAFAMMLGGVRNRQQAEAEMVSDITFWAKYGTGMFAIRENGQLIGITGVHERPDGRGVALRFAIYPWAAGRGLAREAAAAALRHAHAAGFSRVMAVARDSNIASRKVLGGIGMRVCEHFMRGGHNMLVFESVAHKGAEKETPAL